The proteins below are encoded in one region of Streptomyces sp. NBC_00490:
- a CDS encoding ATP-binding protein, which produces MAASVQGGRTGNLPAETNEFIGRKLELAEMAGLLGAARLVTLTGPGGVGKSRLALRAAHAAKPAFRGGTWLVELSELRNPDLLTNTVAQATRLTEQTLRPLLGALCEHLAGPPLLLVLDTCEHVLAECARVVRELLSQVPELRVLATSRQALGVPGEQLLAVAPLPLGERDDAVALFAARAAAAVPSFALTEANRPDVAAVCARLDGMPLALELAAVRLRGLPLDRLLEGLGSRFDLLVSSARSQPARHQTLRTAIGWSHELCTPPERLLWARLSVFVGGWDVEAAEFVCHGGPLSAEDVLALLASLSEKSIVTRDGEGVAGRYRMLDTVRSFGAEWLAGLGEEGAVRRRHRDYFRWIARQGEAEWLGPGQRMWAERLTAEHANLRLAVEECLAAPEPETALELTGSLWYFWFACGFAEEGRGCLERALRRASEGGGPEHTLAVWAHRLVTLVPDDLEAAESVSTAYVWLAEERHLPVPALPLTGASLAVRGESARSAVLYGSTRQAPAGDGGAEFFQLMTLALQAYLLAGQAAFERCASVAGRLRQECEKRGELWMRAWGDFFVSLAAIGLGRPDEALRPAREALTAKWRVHDRLGAAAVADLLVAAQAARGEDELAARLLGVSRSLWRTAGLPQLGRPDTTVFHREYERRLRASLGDARFAEALREGGELGPEAAIGLALGGAGTGEDS; this is translated from the coding sequence ATGGCGGCCTCTGTGCAGGGCGGCAGGACCGGCAACCTTCCCGCCGAGACGAACGAGTTCATCGGCCGCAAGCTCGAACTGGCCGAAATGGCAGGGCTGTTGGGGGCAGCGCGGCTGGTGACACTGACGGGGCCGGGAGGGGTCGGCAAGTCCCGGCTCGCGCTGCGCGCCGCACACGCCGCGAAGCCGGCCTTCCGTGGCGGGACCTGGCTGGTGGAGCTCTCGGAGCTCAGGAATCCGGACCTGCTCACGAACACCGTGGCGCAGGCGACCCGGCTGACCGAGCAGACCCTGCGGCCACTCCTGGGGGCCCTGTGCGAGCACCTCGCCGGGCCGCCGCTGCTGCTCGTCCTGGACACCTGCGAGCACGTCCTGGCGGAGTGCGCCCGCGTCGTGCGGGAACTCCTTTCCCAGGTACCGGAGTTGCGGGTGCTGGCGACCAGCCGTCAGGCGCTGGGTGTACCGGGTGAGCAACTGCTGGCGGTGGCTCCGCTGCCGCTGGGCGAACGGGACGACGCGGTGGCGCTGTTCGCGGCCCGGGCAGCGGCCGCGGTGCCGTCGTTCGCGCTCACCGAGGCCAACCGGCCCGACGTGGCGGCGGTCTGCGCCCGCCTCGACGGGATGCCGCTGGCCCTGGAGCTCGCCGCCGTACGGCTGCGGGGCCTGCCGCTCGACCGGCTGCTGGAAGGGCTGGGCTCACGTTTCGACCTGCTCGTCTCGTCCGCCCGGTCACAGCCTGCCCGGCACCAGACACTGCGCACGGCCATCGGCTGGAGCCATGAGCTGTGCACACCGCCGGAGCGGCTGCTGTGGGCCCGGCTGTCGGTGTTCGTCGGCGGCTGGGACGTGGAGGCGGCCGAGTTCGTGTGCCACGGCGGGCCGTTGAGTGCCGAGGACGTCCTCGCGCTGCTCGCCTCGCTCAGTGAGAAGTCGATCGTGACCCGGGACGGCGAGGGCGTGGCGGGACGCTACCGGATGCTCGACACCGTCCGCTCGTTCGGCGCCGAGTGGCTGGCCGGGCTCGGCGAGGAAGGGGCGGTCCGGCGCCGCCACCGGGACTACTTCCGGTGGATCGCCCGCCAGGGCGAGGCGGAGTGGCTGGGGCCGGGCCAGCGGATGTGGGCGGAGCGGCTGACCGCGGAGCACGCCAATCTGCGCCTGGCGGTCGAGGAGTGCCTGGCTGCGCCCGAGCCGGAGACCGCGCTCGAACTCACGGGCAGCCTCTGGTACTTCTGGTTCGCCTGCGGGTTCGCGGAGGAGGGCCGAGGCTGTCTGGAGCGGGCGCTGCGGCGTGCCTCCGAGGGCGGCGGGCCCGAACACACCCTCGCCGTGTGGGCACACCGGCTCGTCACGCTCGTACCGGACGACCTGGAGGCCGCCGAGTCGGTGAGCACCGCCTATGTGTGGCTGGCCGAGGAACGCCATCTCCCGGTTCCCGCGCTGCCGTTGACCGGGGCGAGCCTGGCGGTGCGGGGCGAGTCGGCGCGCTCGGCGGTGCTGTACGGGAGCACCCGGCAGGCCCCGGCGGGCGACGGCGGCGCCGAGTTCTTCCAGCTGATGACGCTCGCCCTGCAGGCGTATCTCCTGGCCGGGCAGGCCGCGTTCGAGCGCTGTGCCTCGGTCGCCGGACGGCTGCGCCAGGAATGCGAGAAGCGGGGCGAGCTGTGGATGCGGGCCTGGGGTGACTTCTTCGTCTCGCTCGCCGCGATCGGCCTCGGCCGGCCGGACGAGGCGCTGCGTCCGGCCCGGGAGGCGCTGACCGCGAAGTGGCGGGTGCACGACCGGCTCGGCGCCGCCGCGGTCGCCGACCTGCTGGTCGCCGCGCAGGCCGCCCGGGGCGAGGACGAGCTGGCGGCACGCCTGCTGGGCGTCAGCAGAAGCCTGTGGCGCACGGCGGGGCTGCCGCAGCTGGGCAGACCCGACACCACCGTCTTCCACCGGGAGTACGAGCGCCGGCTGCGCGCCTCCCTGGGCGACGCCCGGTTCGCCGAAGCGCTGCGCGAGGGCGGGGAGCTGGGGCCGGAGGCGGCGATCGGACTGGCGCTGGGCGGAGCCGGCACAGGAGAGGACTCCTAG